A part of Haloarchaeobius sp. HME9146 genomic DNA contains:
- a CDS encoding DHH family phosphoesterase, with translation MVSRVVLGCGAVGQRLAEKLSDWYGIQRVVCERQSRVEALREEGVDALNADPTDPDVLVDLGDVDVVVVASDEPAQNRAIARAARTRFADALLVAYAGVGATPAEDAELAGIADRLIDPETAFAAVVVDRVAGERAEDSLELRRVLEDIDGTLAVVMHDNPDPDAIASAVALARLSKAVGTPAEACYFGEISHQQNRAMVNLLDLDLRNLERDDELGEFGGFALVDHSRPGVNDQLPEELHVDIVVDHHPPRGPIQGTYQDLRYDVGSTSTLLTDHFHRFGVSLDSTVATALLYGIQIDTQEFSREVSTLDFEAAATLLPHVDEVVLERIEAPSISGDTLDTMARAIENRQVRGSVLVTGAGRINDRDALPQAADKLLTMDGITTTLVYGFMEGMVYISARAQGTDLDLGETLRSAFDQIGSAGGHADMAGAQIPITDAFGEFESDDDRDEAIQEVIEERFFEATEQLPASVRRTRYKDGSDRSGKLEFTFDGGSELPLLLPSSGSDSDEDPTLDDGLTVADE, from the coding sequence ATGGTCTCCCGGGTCGTGTTGGGGTGTGGTGCGGTCGGGCAGCGCCTCGCCGAGAAGCTGTCGGACTGGTACGGCATCCAGCGTGTCGTCTGCGAACGACAGAGCCGCGTCGAGGCGCTCCGCGAGGAGGGCGTCGACGCGCTCAACGCGGACCCGACCGACCCGGACGTGCTGGTCGACCTGGGCGACGTCGACGTCGTCGTGGTCGCCAGCGACGAGCCAGCACAGAATCGGGCTATCGCCCGTGCCGCCAGAACGCGATTCGCCGACGCGTTGCTCGTCGCCTACGCTGGTGTCGGCGCGACACCCGCAGAGGACGCCGAACTGGCGGGCATAGCCGACCGACTCATCGACCCGGAGACGGCGTTCGCGGCCGTCGTGGTCGACCGGGTCGCCGGGGAACGCGCCGAGGATTCACTCGAACTCCGGCGCGTCCTCGAAGACATCGACGGGACGCTCGCGGTCGTGATGCACGACAACCCGGACCCGGACGCCATCGCGAGTGCGGTCGCCCTGGCACGGCTCTCGAAGGCGGTCGGCACACCGGCGGAAGCCTGTTACTTCGGTGAGATATCCCACCAGCAGAACCGGGCGATGGTGAACCTGCTGGACCTCGACCTGCGGAACCTCGAGCGAGACGACGAACTCGGCGAGTTCGGGGGCTTCGCCCTGGTCGACCACTCCCGGCCGGGAGTGAACGACCAGTTGCCCGAGGAGCTCCACGTCGACATCGTCGTCGACCATCACCCGCCCCGCGGCCCGATACAGGGGACGTACCAGGACCTCCGGTACGACGTGGGGTCCACGAGCACGTTGCTCACCGACCACTTCCATCGGTTCGGGGTGTCACTCGACTCGACGGTCGCGACGGCACTGCTGTACGGCATCCAGATAGACACCCAGGAGTTCTCCCGGGAGGTGTCGACGCTCGACTTCGAGGCGGCGGCGACGCTCCTCCCGCACGTCGACGAGGTGGTGTTAGAGCGAATCGAGGCACCGAGCATCAGCGGGGATACGCTCGACACGATGGCGCGCGCCATCGAGAACCGGCAGGTCCGCGGCTCGGTCCTCGTGACCGGTGCAGGGCGAATCAACGACCGCGACGCGCTCCCGCAGGCGGCGGACAAGCTCCTGACGATGGACGGCATCACCACGACACTCGTCTACGGGTTCATGGAGGGGATGGTCTACATCTCCGCGCGCGCACAGGGCACCGACCTCGACCTCGGGGAGACGCTCCGCTCGGCGTTCGACCAGATCGGCAGTGCCGGCGGGCACGCCGATATGGCGGGCGCACAGATACCCATCACGGACGCGTTCGGGGAGTTCGAGAGCGACGACGACCGTGACGAGGCGATACAGGAGGTCATCGAAGAACGCTTCTTCGAGGCGACCGAGCAACTGCCGGCCTCGGTCCGCCGAACGCGCTACAAGGACGGCAGCGACCGGAGCGGGAAACTGGAGTTCACGTTCGACGGGGGCAGTGAACTCCCGCTGTTGCTCCCCTCGAGCGGGTCGGACAGTGACGAGGACCCGACGCTGGACGACGGCCTCACCGTCGCCGACGAGTGA
- a CDS encoding CBS domain-containing protein, giving the protein MDDESSDHGKPRVKEYMTQDVVTVSPDATVREVATRIAESEEHSGFPVCDRRRVEGFVSARDLLLSADDEPIFKVMTTDLIVAHPDMKVTDAARVILRSGIQKLPVVDDAGNLVGIISNADVIRSQIERATPEKVGKLRRTLESIHGIKLAQERREVALRDLIPTQKKVYADELEGRRYELERGLAEPLVVIDNGGTLLLADGHHRVMAADRIGIEEMDAYVIVIEEPIELGMAKTAEREGLRSLEDVNVVDYARHPLVETTKRLQ; this is encoded by the coding sequence ATGGACGACGAGTCGAGCGACCACGGGAAGCCACGAGTGAAGGAGTACATGACACAGGACGTGGTGACCGTCTCGCCTGACGCGACGGTGCGCGAGGTCGCAACGCGCATCGCAGAGAGCGAAGAACACAGCGGCTTCCCGGTGTGCGACCGACGCCGTGTCGAGGGGTTCGTGAGCGCGCGAGACCTGTTGCTGTCGGCGGACGACGAGCCCATCTTCAAGGTGATGACGACGGACCTCATCGTGGCCCATCCGGACATGAAGGTGACCGATGCGGCGCGGGTCATCCTGCGCTCGGGTATCCAGAAGCTCCCGGTCGTCGACGATGCGGGCAACCTCGTCGGCATCATCTCGAACGCGGACGTCATCCGCAGCCAGATCGAGCGCGCGACCCCGGAGAAGGTCGGGAAGCTCCGGCGGACCCTGGAGAGCATCCACGGCATCAAGCTCGCACAGGAGCGTCGCGAGGTGGCGCTGCGCGACCTCATCCCGACGCAGAAGAAGGTGTACGCCGACGAGCTGGAGGGCCGGCGCTACGAGCTAGAGCGCGGGCTGGCCGAGCCGCTGGTCGTCATCGACAACGGCGGGACGCTGTTGCTGGCGGACGGTCACCACCGGGTCATGGCGGCCGACCGTATCGGCATCGAGGAGATGGACGCCTACGTCATCGTCATCGAGGAGCCCATCGAACTCGGGATGGCGAAGACGGCAGAACGCGAGGGGCTGCGCTCGCTCGAGGACGTGAACGTGGTCGATTACGCACGGCACCCGCTCGTAGAGACGACGAAACGACTGCAGTAG
- the tuf gene encoding translation elongation factor EF-1 subunit alpha, translating into MAEKLHQNLAIIGHVDHGKSTLVGRLLFETGNVPEHIIEQYREEAESRGKGGWEFAYVMDNLAEERDRGLTIDIAHKRFDTDKYFFTIVDTPGHRDFVKNMITGASQADNAVLVVAADDGVAPQTREHVFLARTLGIGELIIGINKMDMVDYDEARYTEVKDDVMKLLKQVNFRSDDATFIPISAFEGDNVAEHSEHTPWYSGPTLLEAIDDLPEPEMPTEAPLRLPIQDVYTISGIGTVPVGRIETGTLEPGMSVTFMPSGSTGEVTSIEMHHEEVSKAVPGDNVGFNVRGVGKDDIKRGDVCGPADDPPTVAETFQAQVIVMQHPSVITPGYTPVLHAHTAQVACTFESIDKKIDAKTGEVVEENPDYIEAGDAAIVTLRPQKPLVIESAAELPEIGSFALRDSGQTIAAGKVLEVTPKVSAKDKKKAA; encoded by the coding sequence ATGGCAGAAAAACTCCACCAGAACCTGGCTATCATCGGACACGTCGACCACGGCAAGAGCACGCTCGTCGGTCGGCTCCTGTTCGAGACAGGCAACGTCCCCGAGCACATCATCGAGCAGTACCGCGAAGAGGCCGAATCCCGGGGCAAGGGCGGCTGGGAGTTCGCGTACGTGATGGACAACCTCGCGGAAGAACGCGACCGCGGGCTGACCATCGACATCGCCCACAAGCGCTTCGACACGGACAAGTACTTCTTCACCATCGTCGACACACCCGGTCACCGCGACTTCGTCAAGAACATGATTACGGGCGCGTCCCAGGCCGACAACGCGGTGCTCGTCGTCGCCGCAGACGACGGCGTGGCCCCGCAGACCCGCGAGCACGTGTTCCTCGCGCGTACGCTCGGCATCGGCGAGCTCATCATCGGCATCAACAAGATGGACATGGTCGACTACGACGAGGCGCGCTACACCGAGGTCAAAGACGACGTGATGAAGCTACTCAAGCAGGTCAACTTCCGCTCGGACGACGCGACCTTCATCCCGATCTCCGCGTTCGAGGGTGACAACGTCGCCGAACACTCCGAGCACACCCCATGGTACTCCGGCCCGACCCTCCTCGAGGCCATCGACGACCTGCCAGAGCCCGAGATGCCGACCGAGGCCCCGCTCCGGCTCCCCATCCAGGACGTCTACACCATCTCCGGCATCGGAACGGTTCCCGTCGGCCGCATCGAGACCGGCACCCTCGAACCCGGGATGTCCGTCACGTTCATGCCCTCCGGGTCGACCGGTGAGGTGACCTCCATCGAGATGCACCACGAGGAGGTCTCGAAGGCAGTCCCCGGCGACAACGTCGGCTTCAACGTCCGCGGCGTCGGGAAGGACGACATCAAGCGCGGTGACGTCTGCGGTCCCGCCGACGACCCGCCGACCGTCGCCGAGACCTTCCAGGCACAGGTCATCGTCATGCAACACCCCTCGGTCATCACGCCCGGGTACACGCCGGTCCTGCACGCCCACACCGCACAGGTCGCGTGCACCTTCGAATCCATCGACAAGAAGATAGACGCCAAGACGGGCGAGGTCGTCGAGGAGAACCCCGACTACATCGAAGCCGGTGACGCCGCCATCGTCACCCTGCGGCCACAGAAACCGCTGGTCATCGAGAGCGCGGCCGAACTCCCCGAGATCGGGAGCTTCGCGTTACGTGACTCCGGGCAGACCATCGCCGCCGGGAAGGTCCTCGAGGTGACGCCGAAGGTCAGCGCCAAGGACAAGAAGAAAGCCGCGTGA
- a CDS encoding PAS domain-containing sensor histidine kinase translates to MDERRDDRRLLSGFHDSLEDAIYVFDEDRVLVDANARVGEVSGLGRTELLGWTFDDLVETYVRPDDAEPMTAAYDRVETGSSKTERLEFELVIEGEESVPADGRFNRHETYVIVVVRNLAELKERERVATELTEQLEVLNRVLRHDIRNDMNVVLGWAGELEHHVDDGQARTYLSHIEEAVEHTVELTKEVRDLAEALTAGESVPSKPLDLATVVQSQVVKGRKKFPQATISYTSDASSAPIRANEMVSSVFGNLISNAVIHNDEDHPTVEVSLTCGDDVATVRVADDGPGIPDSRKELVFGRGEHGVDSPGTGIGLYLVDKLVHGYDGTVRIEDNEPRGTVFVVELPIADP, encoded by the coding sequence ATGGATGAGAGACGCGACGACAGACGGCTTCTCTCCGGGTTCCACGATTCCCTCGAGGACGCCATCTACGTGTTCGACGAGGATCGGGTGCTCGTCGACGCGAACGCACGGGTCGGAGAGGTGAGCGGACTGGGTCGCACAGAGTTGCTGGGCTGGACCTTCGACGACCTGGTCGAGACGTACGTCCGGCCTGACGACGCCGAGCCGATGACGGCTGCGTACGACCGGGTCGAAACGGGGTCCTCGAAGACGGAGCGGCTGGAGTTCGAGCTGGTCATCGAGGGTGAGGAGTCGGTCCCGGCCGACGGCCGGTTCAACAGGCACGAGACGTACGTCATCGTCGTCGTCCGGAACCTCGCAGAACTCAAAGAGCGCGAGCGTGTGGCAACGGAACTCACCGAGCAGCTGGAGGTGCTGAACCGGGTGTTGCGTCACGACATCCGGAACGACATGAACGTCGTGCTCGGGTGGGCCGGCGAACTCGAACACCACGTCGACGACGGACAGGCCCGCACCTACCTGTCGCACATCGAGGAGGCCGTCGAACACACGGTGGAACTCACGAAGGAGGTCAGGGACCTCGCGGAAGCACTCACAGCCGGGGAGTCGGTCCCGAGCAAGCCGCTCGACCTGGCGACCGTGGTCCAGAGTCAGGTCGTCAAGGGCCGGAAGAAGTTCCCACAGGCGACCATCTCGTACACCTCTGACGCGTCCTCCGCGCCCATCCGCGCGAACGAGATGGTGTCGTCGGTGTTCGGGAACCTGATCAGTAACGCGGTCATCCACAACGACGAGGACCACCCGACCGTCGAGGTTTCGCTCACCTGCGGTGACGATGTCGCGACGGTCCGGGTCGCGGACGACGGCCCGGGCATCCCGGACTCCCGGAAGGAACTCGTCTTCGGGCGCGGAGAGCACGGCGTGGACAGCCCCGGCACCGGTATCGGCCTCTACCTCGTGGACAAACTCGTCCACGGCTACGACGGGACGGTTCGCATCGAGGACAACGAGCCTCGTGGCACCGTGTTCGTGGTCGAGTTGCCCATCGCGGACCCGTAA
- a CDS encoding methylmalonyl-CoA mutase family protein — protein sequence MYDEDELADIRASREDWEEETLEPVLDRFGERKDRFATISNMDVDRVYTPNDVDDLDYDEDLGFPGEPPYTRGPYPTMYRGRTWTMRQFAGFGTAEETNDRFHYLIDEGQTGLSTAFDMPSLMGKDSDDPLSDGEVGKEGVAVDTLRDMEILFDGIDLGEVSTSFTINPSAPVIFAMYVALADQRGVPRDQISGTMQNDMLKEFIAQKEWVIPPEPSLDVVTDTVEFATEETPRIHPISVSGYHIREAGSTAVQELAFTLADGFAYVEDAMDRGLDVDDFAPRLSFFFNSHNSIFEEVAKFRAARRIYARVMDEWYDAEKPESKRLKFHTQTAGQSLTAQQPLNNVVRVTIQALAGVFGGTQSLHTNSFDEALALPSERAVRVALRTQQIIAEESGAADIVDPLGGSFAVEALTDQVEQQAMEYIEHIREMGEGSVRDGVLEGIDQGYFLREIQEASYEYQERVESDEEIVVGVNKYTISEDTEPEILKVDEEVQQKQLDRLARVKEERDDDAVQARLDDLQAAIENDENVMPYIVDAVKEYATMGEIMKVFEAEYGAYSEQIGLA from the coding sequence ATGTACGACGAGGACGAACTCGCGGACATTCGAGCGTCGCGCGAGGACTGGGAGGAGGAGACACTGGAACCGGTACTGGACCGGTTCGGGGAGCGAAAGGACCGGTTCGCGACCATCTCGAACATGGACGTCGACCGGGTCTACACGCCCAACGACGTCGATGACCTGGACTACGACGAGGACCTCGGGTTCCCCGGCGAGCCACCGTACACCCGCGGCCCGTACCCGACGATGTACCGCGGTCGTACCTGGACGATGCGCCAGTTCGCCGGCTTCGGCACCGCCGAGGAGACGAACGACCGCTTCCACTACCTCATCGACGAGGGCCAGACCGGGCTCTCGACGGCGTTCGACATGCCCAGCCTGATGGGCAAGGACTCCGACGACCCCCTCTCCGACGGGGAGGTCGGCAAGGAGGGCGTCGCGGTCGACACGCTCCGTGACATGGAGATCCTCTTCGACGGCATCGACCTCGGCGAGGTCTCGACTTCGTTTACCATCAACCCGTCCGCTCCCGTCATCTTCGCCATGTACGTCGCCCTCGCCGACCAGCGTGGCGTCCCCCGTGACCAGATCAGCGGGACCATGCAGAACGACATGCTGAAGGAGTTCATCGCACAGAAGGAGTGGGTCATTCCGCCCGAACCCAGCCTCGACGTGGTCACCGACACCGTCGAGTTCGCCACCGAGGAGACCCCGCGCATCCACCCCATCTCGGTGTCGGGGTACCACATCCGCGAGGCCGGCTCGACCGCGGTCCAGGAGCTCGCGTTCACCCTCGCCGACGGGTTCGCCTACGTGGAGGACGCCATGGACCGCGGCCTCGACGTCGACGACTTCGCACCCCGGCTCTCCTTCTTCTTCAACTCCCACAACTCCATCTTCGAGGAGGTCGCGAAGTTCCGCGCCGCACGGCGCATCTACGCCCGCGTTATGGACGAGTGGTACGACGCCGAGAAGCCCGAGTCCAAGCGCCTGAAGTTCCACACGCAGACCGCCGGCCAGTCGCTCACCGCCCAGCAGCCCCTGAACAACGTCGTCCGCGTCACCATCCAGGCGCTCGCGGGCGTCTTCGGCGGCACCCAGTCCCTGCACACCAACTCCTTCGACGAGGCGCTCGCGCTCCCCTCGGAACGAGCAGTGCGGGTCGCCCTGCGAACCCAGCAGATCATCGCCGAGGAGTCCGGGGCGGCCGACATCGTCGACCCGCTCGGCGGGAGCTTCGCCGTCGAGGCACTCACCGACCAGGTCGAACAGCAGGCGATGGAGTACATCGAGCATATCAGGGAGATGGGCGAGGGCTCGGTCCGCGACGGTGTCCTCGAGGGCATCGACCAGGGCTACTTCCTGCGGGAGATCCAGGAGGCCTCCTACGAGTACCAGGAGCGCGTCGAGAGCGACGAGGAGATCGTCGTCGGCGTGAACAAGTACACCATCTCGGAGGACACCGAACCGGAGATCCTCAAGGTCGACGAGGAGGTCCAGCAGAAGCAACTCGACCGGCTTGCCCGGGTCAAGGAGGAGCGTGATGACGACGCGGTCCAGGCCCGCCTCGACGATCTGCAAGCCGCTATCGAGAACGACGAGAACGTCATGCCGTACATCGTCGACGCGGTCAAGGAGTACGCGACGATGGGCGAGATAATGAAGGTGTTCGAGGCGGAGTACGGCGCGTACTCCGAGCAGATCGGGCTGGCCTGA
- a CDS encoding ABC transporter ATP-binding protein — protein MTAIETRGLTKEYNGVTAVDSLSLTVEEGEIFGFLGPNGSGKSTTINMLLDFVRPTRGTVSIFGLDPQSESRSVRQHIGIVPEGYDLYDRLTARKHLEFTVEMKDAACDPADILERVGLSGSADRAVGGFSKGMRQRLALGMALVGRPDLLILDEPSSGLDPNGAQEMREIVMEEVDRGATVFFSSHVLEQVEAICDRVGIMRNGSLVTVDTIAGLREATGGGSTVVLSVDENPTDHGLDEIDGVSAVTVGDGEVRVTCTDPGVKSSVIATVEAAGVSVTDISVEEESLADLFAEYTTQEVDA, from the coding sequence ATGACCGCGATAGAAACGCGAGGACTGACGAAAGAATACAACGGGGTGACAGCCGTCGACAGTCTCTCGTTGACGGTGGAGGAGGGCGAGATATTCGGCTTCCTCGGCCCGAACGGGTCCGGGAAATCGACGACCATCAACATGCTACTGGACTTCGTTCGACCGACGCGAGGGACGGTCTCTATCTTCGGTCTCGACCCACAGAGCGAGTCGCGCTCCGTCCGGCAACACATAGGCATCGTTCCGGAGGGATACGACCTCTACGACCGACTCACCGCGCGAAAGCACCTCGAGTTCACCGTCGAGATGAAGGATGCAGCGTGCGACCCCGCCGACATCCTCGAACGCGTGGGGTTGAGCGGGTCCGCCGACCGGGCCGTTGGCGGCTTCTCGAAGGGGATGCGGCAGCGTCTCGCGCTCGGCATGGCCCTCGTCGGTCGACCCGACCTGTTGATACTCGACGAACCGTCGTCCGGACTCGATCCGAACGGCGCACAGGAGATGCGCGAGATAGTGATGGAGGAGGTCGACCGCGGTGCGACCGTCTTCTTCTCCAGCCACGTGCTAGAGCAGGTCGAAGCCATCTGTGACCGGGTCGGCATCATGCGGAACGGGTCGCTCGTCACCGTCGACACGATAGCGGGACTCCGCGAGGCGACAGGTGGTGGGTCCACCGTCGTGTTGTCGGTCGACGAGAATCCGACGGACCACGGGCTGGACGAAATCGATGGTGTTTCGGCGGTGACCGTTGGCGACGGTGAGGTGCGGGTCACATGTACGGACCCCGGCGTGAAGTCGTCCGTCATCGCCACGGTCGAGGCTGCGGGCGTGTCGGTCACCGACATCTCCGTGGAGGAGGAGTCACTGGCGGACCTGTTCGCCGAGTACACCACCCAGGAGGTCGACGCATGA
- a CDS encoding ABC transporter permease yields MSSWTTSTVSISKKDFADAVRSRLLWGLVAVLLVVSASQTLSLLSLSDAVSGERAVRVLALNLKNVVPIVGLIAGYKAVVGERESGSLRILLGMPTTRRDVVLGKFLGRVAVVGVALFVAMVGLTVVLLTQFEGLAGPQSLAIVALVFLYGFSWAGLAVGVSAGASTRFRAMAIVFGLYTLFAIFWQALVLPLFAMLFTGSADTSGFEPIALAEGPSWYLYVQRLNPVEAYEGARIYVPFLFDPGFTGTLQHAPNLFGVAMLVSWAVVPLVVGYWRFGRSDLG; encoded by the coding sequence ATGAGTTCGTGGACCACCAGCACGGTTTCTATCTCGAAGAAGGACTTCGCGGATGCGGTTCGCTCGCGACTGCTCTGGGGCCTCGTCGCAGTACTGCTCGTCGTCTCGGCGTCGCAGACCCTGAGTCTCCTCTCTCTCTCCGATGCCGTCTCGGGCGAACGGGCGGTTCGAGTGCTCGCGCTCAACCTGAAGAACGTGGTTCCCATCGTCGGCCTCATCGCGGGCTACAAGGCCGTCGTGGGAGAGCGCGAATCCGGGAGTCTCCGCATCCTGCTCGGGATGCCGACGACGCGTCGAGACGTCGTCCTCGGGAAGTTCCTGGGGCGTGTCGCCGTCGTCGGTGTCGCACTCTTCGTCGCGATGGTCGGCCTCACCGTGGTCCTCCTCACACAGTTCGAGGGACTGGCTGGACCACAGTCCCTGGCGATCGTTGCGCTCGTGTTCCTCTACGGGTTCTCGTGGGCCGGGCTGGCGGTCGGTGTCTCTGCCGGTGCGTCCACCCGGTTCCGTGCGATGGCCATCGTCTTCGGCCTGTACACGTTGTTCGCGATATTCTGGCAGGCGCTGGTGCTCCCGCTCTTTGCGATGTTGTTCACCGGGAGCGCGGACACGAGCGGATTCGAGCCGATAGCGCTCGCCGAGGGGCCATCGTGGTACCTGTACGTTCAGCGGCTCAACCCGGTCGAGGCGTACGAGGGGGCCCGGATCTACGTCCCGTTCCTGTTCGACCCCGGTTTCACCGGGACGCTCCAGCACGCGCCGAACCTCTTCGGGGTGGCCATGCTGGTCTCGTGGGCGGTCGTCCCGCTCGTCGTCGGATACTGGCGGTTCGGTCGGTCCGATCTGGGATGA
- the acs gene encoding acetate--CoA ligase: protein MADDSDAPEVELEARLAEQDSFEPPAAFVEQANVSDPGIYEEFEENWPECWERAADLLDWEQEYSEILDDSEAPFYEWFGDGTLNASYNCIDRHIENGRKNQAAIRWEGEPGETRTYTYQDLYREVNAFAAALRELGVGEDDVVTLYMPMVPELPIAMLACARIGAPHSVVFAGFSADALATRMNAADSEYLVTCDGYYRRGDALNHKEKADRGLRGVDHDVETVVVDRLGDELKHFLGQHHHDYADLVAAHEGEEVEPVERSAEDMLFLMYTSGTTGQPKGVKHTTGGYLAYAAWTSHAVLDVKPEDTYWCAADIGWITGHSYIVYGPLALGTTTMMYEGTPDYPDRDRMWDLVDKYKVDVFYTAPTAIRAFMKWGTKYPERHDLSSLRLLGTVGEPINPRAWKWYYKHIGDESCPVVDTWWQTETGGMMITTLPGIGDMKPGSAGPPLPGISADVVDATGDPVEAGQAGYLVVNKPWPGMLRTLYRNDDRFISEYWQEYSDPDADEWVYFPEDGAKIDEDGYITVLGRVDDVINVSGHRLGTMEIESAIVGVPGVAEAAVVGGHHEVKGEAVYAYVITEDGYEGDESLREKIIDGVDEAIGPIAKPEQVIFTPELPKTRSGKIMRRLLEDIANDEELGDTSTLRNPEVVEDIAEKVRGESEE, encoded by the coding sequence ATGGCCGACGACAGCGATGCACCCGAGGTCGAACTGGAAGCGAGACTGGCCGAACAGGACTCGTTCGAACCACCGGCCGCGTTCGTCGAGCAGGCGAACGTCTCGGACCCGGGCATCTACGAGGAGTTCGAGGAGAACTGGCCCGAGTGCTGGGAGCGTGCGGCCGACCTGCTCGACTGGGAGCAGGAGTACTCCGAGATACTCGACGACTCGGAGGCTCCTTTCTACGAGTGGTTCGGGGACGGCACACTCAACGCCTCGTACAACTGCATCGACCGGCACATCGAGAACGGCCGGAAGAACCAGGCCGCCATCCGCTGGGAGGGCGAGCCCGGCGAGACGCGCACCTACACCTACCAGGATCTCTACCGCGAGGTGAACGCGTTCGCGGCCGCCTTGCGCGAACTGGGCGTGGGCGAGGACGATGTCGTCACGCTGTATATGCCGATGGTTCCGGAGCTGCCCATCGCCATGCTGGCGTGTGCCCGCATCGGCGCGCCGCACTCGGTCGTGTTCGCAGGCTTCTCGGCGGACGCGCTCGCGACTCGCATGAACGCGGCGGATTCGGAGTACCTCGTCACCTGTGACGGGTACTACCGCCGCGGCGACGCCCTCAACCACAAGGAGAAGGCGGACCGCGGGCTGCGAGGGGTCGACCACGACGTCGAGACCGTCGTCGTGGACCGACTCGGCGACGAGCTCAAACACTTCCTCGGCCAGCATCACCACGACTACGCTGACCTCGTCGCCGCCCACGAGGGCGAGGAGGTCGAGCCGGTTGAGCGCAGCGCCGAGGACATGCTGTTCCTGATGTACACCTCCGGGACCACGGGCCAGCCCAAGGGCGTCAAGCACACCACGGGTGGCTACCTCGCCTACGCGGCCTGGACCAGTCACGCCGTCCTCGACGTGAAGCCCGAGGACACCTACTGGTGTGCCGCGGACATCGGCTGGATCACTGGACACTCGTACATCGTCTACGGGCCGCTTGCGCTCGGGACCACCACGATGATGTACGAGGGCACCCCGGACTACCCCGACCGCGACCGCATGTGGGACCTCGTGGACAAGTACAAGGTCGACGTGTTCTACACCGCACCGACCGCCATTCGCGCCTTCATGAAGTGGGGCACGAAGTACCCCGAGCGCCACGACCTCTCCAGCCTGCGCCTCCTGGGAACGGTCGGCGAGCCCATCAACCCGCGGGCGTGGAAGTGGTACTACAAGCACATCGGCGACGAGTCCTGCCCGGTCGTCGACACCTGGTGGCAGACCGAGACCGGTGGCATGATGATAACGACCCTGCCCGGTATCGGCGACATGAAACCCGGGTCGGCCGGCCCACCGCTCCCCGGCATCTCTGCGGACGTGGTCGACGCGACGGGTGACCCGGTGGAAGCCGGACAGGCCGGCTACCTCGTCGTGAACAAACCCTGGCCGGGGATGCTCCGGACGCTGTACCGCAACGACGACCGGTTCATCAGCGAGTACTGGCAGGAGTACTCCGACCCCGACGCCGACGAGTGGGTGTACTTCCCGGAGGACGGCGCGAAGATAGACGAGGACGGCTACATCACCGTGCTCGGCCGGGTCGACGACGTCATCAACGTCTCCGGGCACCGCCTCGGCACGATGGAGATCGAGTCCGCCATCGTGGGCGTCCCCGGCGTCGCTGAAGCCGCCGTCGTCGGTGGCCATCACGAGGTCAAGGGTGAGGCAGTGTACGCCTACGTCATCACCGAGGACGGCTACGAGGGCGACGAGTCGCTCCGCGAGAAGATCATCGACGGCGTCGACGAGGCCATCGGCCCCATCGCGAAACCGGAGCAGGTCATCTTCACGCCCGAGCTCCCGAAGACCCGCTCGGGCAAGATAATGCGCCGGCTGCTCGAAGACATCGCGAACGACGAAGAACTCGGTGACACCTCGACGCTCCGGAACCCGGAGGTCGTCGAGGACATCGCCGAGAAGGTCCGCGGCGAGTCCGAGGAGTAG
- a CDS encoding cox cluster protein, translated as MSNSISGRFQGNRVVLTVYVVVVALSGVFGAAVGVLLPVDVGRDVDVASIAGIEFAVTPLNFALYGMAMVGISLGLLLLLVRFVSRYDDDAVAE; from the coding sequence GTGAGCAACTCCATCAGTGGTCGATTCCAGGGTAACCGGGTCGTCCTCACGGTCTACGTCGTCGTCGTCGCGCTGTCTGGCGTGTTCGGGGCAGCTGTGGGCGTGCTGCTCCCGGTCGACGTCGGCCGCGACGTGGACGTGGCGAGCATCGCCGGTATCGAGTTCGCCGTGACGCCGCTCAATTTCGCACTCTACGGGATGGCGATGGTCGGCATCAGCCTCGGTCTCTTGCTGTTGCTGGTCAGGTTCGTCTCCCGGTACGACGACGACGCGGTCGCGGAATAG